In a single window of the Massilia oculi genome:
- a CDS encoding DUF1800 domain-containing protein, producing MNTDAIARNRFGLGARPDEEAPSDPRGWLLAQLDSFEPLPAPWRAVERTPARTRAWIAQQRAQRQAPQAERADVRAAWQRKAREAYRAAVAARTASALCSPTPFVERLVHFWSNHFAVSVEKQPVLGLAGSFEADAIRPHVLGRFEDLLLAAVRHPAMLLYLDQAGSTGPDSVAARRAQGRRVPGLNENLAREILELHTLGVRGGYAQGDVTQFARALTGWTLPGPDGADTFRFAPALHEPGARNVLGRRYAPAGEEQARAILHDLAVSPATARHVGAKLARHFVADDPPAALVERLARSFERSGGDLPSLYRELVAAPESWQPGPAKFKSPWDWALSGMRALGRREMPAAQLVNLMNQLGQPVWRPGAPAGFGDVADTWAAPDALLRRVEAAQRLAMQAGDAFDARALAPRVLPGSLSPATAKAIASSDSPGTALALMLAAPEFLRR from the coding sequence ATGAATACCGACGCCATTGCAAGAAACCGTTTCGGCCTTGGCGCGCGACCGGACGAGGAGGCGCCGTCCGACCCGCGCGGCTGGCTGCTGGCCCAGCTGGACAGCTTCGAGCCGCTGCCCGCGCCATGGCGCGCCGTCGAGCGCACCCCGGCCCGGACCCGCGCCTGGATCGCGCAGCAGCGCGCCCAGCGCCAGGCGCCGCAGGCCGAGCGCGCCGACGTCCGTGCCGCCTGGCAGCGCAAGGCCCGGGAAGCCTACCGCGCGGCGGTGGCCGCCCGCACCGCCAGCGCCCTGTGCAGCCCCACACCCTTCGTCGAACGGCTGGTCCACTTCTGGTCGAATCACTTCGCGGTATCGGTGGAGAAGCAGCCGGTGCTGGGACTGGCCGGCAGCTTCGAGGCCGACGCCATCCGGCCGCACGTGCTGGGCCGCTTCGAAGACCTGCTGCTGGCCGCGGTGCGGCATCCGGCGATGCTGCTCTACCTCGACCAGGCCGGATCCACCGGCCCGGACAGCGTGGCGGCGCGGCGCGCCCAGGGACGCCGGGTCCCGGGCCTCAACGAAAACCTGGCGCGCGAGATCCTCGAGCTGCACACCCTCGGTGTGCGCGGCGGCTACGCGCAGGGCGACGTGACGCAATTCGCGCGCGCGCTGACCGGCTGGACGCTGCCCGGCCCGGACGGCGCCGACACGTTCCGCTTCGCGCCTGCGCTGCACGAACCGGGCGCCCGCAACGTGCTGGGACGACGCTACGCGCCGGCGGGAGAAGAACAGGCGCGCGCCATCCTGCATGACCTCGCGGTCTCCCCCGCCACCGCGCGCCACGTCGGCGCCAAGCTCGCGCGCCACTTCGTCGCCGACGATCCGCCGGCGGCGCTGGTGGAACGGCTGGCGCGCAGCTTCGAACGCAGCGGCGGCGACCTGCCCAGCCTGTACCGCGAACTGGTGGCCGCGCCCGAGTCCTGGCAACCCGGCCCCGCCAAGTTCAAGTCGCCCTGGGACTGGGCGCTGTCCGGCATGCGCGCCCTGGGCCGGCGCGAGATGCCGGCGGCGCAGCTCGTTAACCTGATGAACCAGCTCGGACAGCCCGTATGGCGGCCGGGCGCGCCGGCCGGCTTCGGCGACGTCGCCGACACCTGGGCCGCGCCCGACGCGCTGCTGCGCCGTGTCGAGGCCGCGCAGCGGCTGGCGATGCAGGCCGGCGACGCGTTCGATGCGCGCGCGCTCGCGCCGCGGGTGCTGCCGGGCTCCCTGAGCCCGGCCACGGCGAAGGCGATCGCCTCGTCCGACAGTCCCGGCACCGCGCTGGCCCTGATGCTGGCGGCGCCCGAATTCCTGAGGAGATGA
- a CDS encoding DUF1501 domain-containing protein, translating into MLLNRRAFLSAAAALCAAPRIVFAGADTAHRFVFIIQRGAADGLHTVVPYADPAYARLRGALAVDPTGAHKLDGSFALHPALGGIAKLYEAGQASMFHAVASPYRDRSHFDGQNVLESGGNAPYRVKDGWMNRLVGLLPRAGSQADAIAFAPTVPLALRGAAGATSFAPSSLPQANEDLLLRVRRLYEGDAQLHALWSSALQAQAMAGGAGDARHRQPPGELGRMAAGFLARPDGPRIAMIETGGWDTHSAQNGRLAKQLRDLDRLVDGLREGLGDAWRQTTILVATEFGRTAAANGTGGTDHGTGSAAMLVGGAVQGGRIVADWPGLAPADLLDGRDLRPTLALDALVAQACAEAFGLDPERTARVLFPDGARARPLPRLLRG; encoded by the coding sequence ATGCTGCTGAACCGACGTGCTTTTCTCTCGGCCGCCGCGGCCCTGTGCGCGGCGCCGCGGATCGTGTTCGCGGGGGCCGACACCGCGCACCGCTTCGTCTTCATCATCCAGCGCGGCGCGGCCGACGGCCTGCATACGGTGGTGCCGTATGCCGATCCCGCCTATGCCCGCCTGCGCGGCGCGCTGGCCGTCGATCCAACCGGCGCGCACAAGCTCGACGGCAGCTTCGCGCTGCACCCCGCATTGGGCGGCATCGCAAAGCTGTATGAGGCCGGCCAGGCCAGCATGTTCCACGCGGTGGCCTCGCCCTACCGCGACCGCTCCCATTTCGACGGCCAGAACGTGCTCGAAAGCGGCGGCAACGCGCCCTACCGGGTCAAGGACGGCTGGATGAACCGGCTGGTGGGCTTGCTGCCGCGCGCCGGGTCCCAGGCCGACGCGATCGCCTTCGCGCCGACCGTGCCGCTGGCCCTGCGCGGCGCGGCCGGGGCCACGTCGTTCGCCCCGTCTTCGCTGCCCCAGGCGAACGAAGACCTGCTGCTGCGCGTGCGCCGGCTGTACGAAGGCGACGCCCAGTTGCACGCGCTGTGGTCCTCGGCGCTCCAGGCGCAGGCGATGGCCGGCGGCGCCGGGGACGCCAGACACCGCCAGCCGCCGGGCGAACTTGGCCGGATGGCGGCGGGTTTCCTGGCGCGGCCCGACGGTCCGCGCATCGCCATGATCGAGACCGGCGGCTGGGACACGCACAGCGCCCAGAACGGACGGCTGGCCAAGCAGCTGCGCGACCTCGACCGCCTGGTCGACGGTTTGCGCGAGGGCCTGGGCGACGCCTGGCGCCAGACCACGATCCTGGTCGCGACGGAGTTCGGCCGGACTGCGGCGGCCAACGGCACCGGCGGCACCGACCACGGCACCGGGTCCGCCGCCATGCTGGTCGGCGGCGCGGTGCAAGGCGGGCGCATCGTCGCGGACTGGCCGGGGCTGGCCCCCGCCGACCTGCTCGACGGGCGCGATCTCAGGCCCACGCTCGCGCTGGACGCGCTGGTGGCGCAAGCCTGCGCCGAGGCGTTCGGGCTCGATCCCGAGCGCACGGCCCGGGTGCTGTTTCCGGACGGCGCGCGCGCCCGGCCGCTGCCACGGCTGCTGCGCGGATGA
- a CDS encoding DUF1853 family protein, with the protein MDHATSSYQAAFHRRWGHLRRAPVRALAWLLDSPDLLDADAPEWAGRIATLGPVTAGVADWLARLDLDPTALDAALGGKTYTRLGLYAEKLMAFYFAEQGRLVRHGLQVRASRNDTVGEFDFLLERGPDALTHIEFATKFYLLDGGGSSEFDALVGPNLADSLGRKMRKVFERQLALGEHPAAQALLPRPVTLAQALVKGWLFYPSGSWPAMRGITAGHCRGFWCALAELDEVAGEAFLVLPKLEWLAPLRAPAATATMDRVELAAVLARQFTASGTPVLVASVRRHDGFVEEIERGFVVPGDWRGRAAAARMAKPVA; encoded by the coding sequence TTGGACCACGCGACTAGCAGCTATCAGGCGGCCTTCCACCGCCGCTGGGGCCACCTGCGGCGGGCCCCGGTGCGCGCGCTGGCCTGGCTGCTCGATTCTCCCGACCTGCTCGACGCCGACGCGCCCGAATGGGCGGGCCGCATCGCCACGCTCGGCCCGGTCACAGCAGGGGTGGCCGACTGGCTGGCGCGGCTCGACCTCGACCCCACGGCGCTCGACGCCGCCCTCGGCGGCAAGACGTATACGCGGCTCGGGCTATACGCCGAAAAGCTGATGGCCTTCTATTTCGCCGAACAGGGCCGCCTGGTGCGCCACGGCCTGCAGGTGCGCGCCAGCCGCAACGACACGGTGGGCGAATTCGATTTTTTGCTCGAGCGCGGACCGGATGCACTGACCCACATCGAGTTCGCCACCAAGTTCTACCTGCTCGATGGCGGCGGATCGAGCGAATTCGACGCGCTGGTCGGCCCCAACCTGGCCGACAGCCTGGGCCGCAAGATGCGCAAGGTGTTCGAGCGCCAGCTTGCGCTGGGCGAGCACCCGGCGGCGCAGGCGCTGCTGCCGCGGCCCGTTACCCTGGCGCAGGCGCTGGTCAAGGGCTGGCTGTTCTACCCATCCGGCAGCTGGCCGGCGATGCGCGGCATCACGGCCGGGCATTGCCGCGGCTTCTGGTGCGCGCTGGCGGAACTCGATGAGGTCGCCGGCGAGGCGTTCCTGGTCTTGCCCAAGCTGGAGTGGCTGGCGCCGCTGCGCGCGCCGGCGGCGACCGCGACGATGGACCGGGTCGAGCTCGCCGCCGTGCTGGCCCGGCAATTCACGGCTTCCGGCACGCCGGTCCTGGTGGCCAGCGTACGCCGGCACGACGGTTTCGTCGAGGAAATCGAGCGCGGTTTCGTCGTGCCGGGCGATTGGCGCGGGCGGGCGGCCGCGGCGCGGATGGCGAAGCCGGTCGCCTGA
- a CDS encoding uracil-DNA glycosylase — protein sequence MKNTSQRDALFLAEMGIGPLWQLRDAPQSGAAVLTDAVTDAVIDAMSDPAAEAAVAEAAPEAAAPAAAPVSAPAAAPEPAPAARVHTPLSAPPYRNPPPVEDASAWDDSVAPEPATPDVATMDWAGLRQAIAACKDCACGAGRKPVHGAGPRQARWLIVAGTPSALDDEAGQPLTGDPGKLLDNMLHAVGLSRERDAYVTPLVKCRPLNAKGGDRAPTPGEIAACRPFVERELALTGATTVLTLGQVATNGLLGRALQEPLAGARGEVHRLGETPLVPTLHPGELLLRGENKALAWADLCRARSLGPRD from the coding sequence ATGAAGAACACGAGCCAGCGCGACGCGCTGTTCCTGGCCGAGATGGGCATCGGCCCGCTGTGGCAGCTGCGAGATGCGCCGCAGTCCGGGGCCGCGGTGTTGACCGATGCGGTGACCGATGCGGTGATCGATGCGATGAGCGATCCGGCGGCCGAAGCGGCCGTCGCCGAGGCGGCGCCGGAAGCCGCCGCGCCCGCAGCGGCGCCGGTTTCTGCGCCTGCGGCTGCACCGGAGCCGGCGCCTGCCGCACGCGTCCACACGCCGCTGTCGGCGCCGCCTTACCGCAATCCGCCGCCCGTGGAAGACGCATCGGCCTGGGACGACAGCGTCGCGCCCGAACCGGCGACGCCCGATGTCGCGACCATGGACTGGGCCGGGCTGCGCCAGGCGATTGCCGCATGCAAGGATTGCGCCTGCGGCGCAGGCCGCAAGCCCGTCCACGGCGCCGGCCCGCGCCAGGCGCGCTGGCTGATCGTCGCCGGCACGCCGAGCGCGCTCGACGACGAGGCCGGCCAGCCGCTCACGGGCGACCCCGGCAAGCTGCTCGACAATATGCTGCACGCGGTCGGGCTGTCGCGCGAGCGCGATGCCTACGTCACGCCGCTGGTCAAGTGCCGGCCGCTGAACGCGAAGGGCGGCGACCGCGCGCCGACCCCCGGCGAGATCGCCGCCTGCCGTCCCTTCGTGGAACGCGAACTGGCGCTCACCGGAGCCACGACCGTGCTGACCCTGGGCCAGGTCGCGACCAACGGCCTGCTGGGCCGCGCGCTGCAGGAGCCGCTGGCCGGCGCCCGCGGCGAGGTACATCGCCTGGGCGAGACGCCGCTGGTGCCGACCCTGCATCCGGGCGAACTGCTGCTGCGCGGCGAAAACAAGGCGCTGGCCTGGGCCGACCTGTGCCGGGCGCGTTCCCTTGGACCACGCGACTAG
- the rimI gene encoding ribosomal protein S18-alanine N-acetyltransferase has product MTRLQDTDLRLAPMTAADVDEVWALECSVFPYPWSRGNFVDALASGYDCWTVREVGGEADGELAGYYLLMYALDEAHLLDVAVAGKRQRQGLGRRLLYQIGARALGQGMASILLEVRPSNERALEVYRRHGYVQIGRRKGYYPAGQAGREDAIVMRLDL; this is encoded by the coding sequence ATGACCCGGTTGCAGGATACCGACTTGCGCCTGGCCCCGATGACGGCGGCCGACGTGGACGAGGTGTGGGCGCTCGAATGCAGCGTCTTTCCTTATCCCTGGAGCCGCGGTAACTTCGTCGACGCGCTGGCCAGCGGCTACGATTGCTGGACCGTCCGCGAGGTCGGGGGAGAAGCCGACGGCGAGCTGGCCGGATATTATCTGTTGATGTACGCGCTCGACGAGGCGCACCTGCTCGACGTCGCGGTGGCCGGCAAGCGCCAGCGCCAGGGCCTGGGCCGGCGCCTGCTTTACCAGATCGGCGCGCGCGCCCTCGGCCAGGGCATGGCATCGATCCTGCTCGAGGTCCGGCCGTCGAACGAGCGGGCGCTGGAAGTGTATCGCCGCCATGGCTATGTCCAGATCGGCCGCCGCAAGGGCTATTACCCGGCCGGCCAGGCGGGCCGCGAGGATGCGATCGTGATGAGGCTGGATTTATGA
- the tsaB gene encoding tRNA (adenosine(37)-N6)-threonylcarbamoyltransferase complex dimerization subunit type 1 TsaB: MSTILAIETSAELASCALLAGEIVTVRSTPGVRSHSQSVLPMVQELLNEAGIALADCDAVAFGAGPGSFTGVRTACGVAQGLAYGAGLPVLPLVTLEAMAEACRAATGASDVLAVLDARMGEVYWAQYRFDGGKWTEVVAPALSAPQDVAPTAAEGLRACGNGFAEYAGAFAGQPFAQGALPDIVPHARELALLARGALAAGQGVPAAQAQPLYLRNKVAYTSAERQAINQAKAGA; this comes from the coding sequence ATGTCTACCATCCTTGCTATCGAAACCTCGGCCGAGCTGGCGTCCTGCGCGCTGCTGGCCGGCGAAATTGTCACTGTCCGTTCGACGCCTGGCGTGCGCAGCCACTCGCAATCGGTCCTGCCCATGGTGCAGGAGCTGTTGAACGAGGCCGGCATCGCGCTGGCCGACTGCGACGCCGTCGCCTTCGGCGCCGGTCCCGGCTCCTTCACCGGCGTGCGCACCGCCTGCGGCGTGGCCCAGGGCCTGGCCTATGGCGCCGGGCTGCCGGTGCTGCCGCTGGTGACGCTCGAAGCGATGGCCGAGGCCTGCCGCGCCGCCACCGGCGCCAGCGACGTGCTGGCCGTGCTGGATGCGCGCATGGGCGAGGTGTACTGGGCCCAGTACCGCTTCGACGGCGGCAAATGGACCGAGGTGGTGGCGCCGGCGCTGTCGGCGCCGCAGGACGTGGCGCCGACAGCGGCAGAAGGCCTGAGGGCCTGCGGCAACGGCTTTGCCGAGTATGCCGGCGCCTTCGCCGGCCAGCCGTTCGCCCAGGGCGCGCTGCCCGACATCGTGCCGCATGCGCGCGAGCTGGCGCTGCTGGCGCGCGGCGCGCTGGCGGCCGGGCAGGGCGTGCCCGCGGCCCAGGCCCAGCCGCTGTACCTGCGCAACAAGGTCGCCTATACCAGCGCCGAGCGCCAGGCGATCAACCAGGCCAAGGCCGGCGCATGA
- a CDS encoding thioredoxin family protein has translation MQSLTLDSTTRGAVAAAVNGDGWTVACLCAAWCGTCATYRATFEELALRHPDKHFVWIDIEDQADLVGDLDVDNFPTLLLQRGDTVAFFGTMVPDGGVADRLIQAQAGQSDEELARLAQSSQERRDWQEECNLRVLFGAPD, from the coding sequence ATGCAGAGCCTGACCCTCGATTCCACGACCCGCGGCGCGGTCGCCGCCGCCGTCAACGGCGACGGCTGGACCGTCGCCTGCCTGTGCGCCGCCTGGTGCGGCACCTGCGCGACCTACCGCGCCACCTTCGAAGAACTGGCGCTGCGCCATCCCGACAAGCACTTCGTCTGGATCGACATCGAAGACCAGGCCGACCTAGTGGGCGACCTCGACGTCGACAATTTCCCGACCCTGCTGCTGCAGCGCGGCGACACGGTCGCCTTCTTCGGCACCATGGTGCCCGACGGCGGCGTGGCCGACCGGCTGATCCAGGCCCAGGCCGGACAGAGCGACGAAGAACTGGCACGCCTGGCGCAGTCGAGCCAGGAGCGGCGCGACTGGCAAGAAGAATGCAATCTGCGCGTGCTGTTCGGCGCGCCGGATTGA